Proteins encoded together in one Oceanobacillus iheyensis HTE831 window:
- the uvrA gene encoding excinuclease ABC subunit UvrA codes for MQSKSIKIQGARTHNLKDIDIDIPKNKLVVLTGLSGSGKSSLAFDTIYAEGQRRYVESLSSYARQFLGQMDKPDVDVIEGLSPAISIDQKTTSKNPRSTVGTVTEIYDYLRLLYARVGRPTCPNHGIEISSQTVQQMVDRILEYPERTKLQILAPVVSGRKGEHVKILENLKQEGYVRIRVDNEMREVTDDIQLEKNKKHSIEVVIDRIVVKDGVASRLSDSIETALKLGEGNIIVDVIGEEELTFSENHACPICGFSIGELEPRLFSFNSPFGACPSCDGLGTKLEVDIDLVIPDWEKTLNENAIAPWEPISSQYYPQLLKSVCNHFGIDMDIPVKEIPQQQMDIILQGSGKEKIKFEYENDFGSIRRSEAPFEGVLKNVARRYRETSSDFIRETLEKYMAQKNCPTCKGHRLKKEALAVLINGKHISNVTDYSIVESIQLFQQLDLTEKEQQIARLILKEIDNRLEFLNNVGLDYLTLSRTAGTLSGGEAQRIRLATQIGSALTGVLYVLDEPSIGLHQRDNDRLIDTLKRMRDLDNTLIVVEHDEDTMLAADWLVDIGPGAGEHGGEIVASDTPQNVMKNEQSLTGKYLSGKEFIPLPTKRRKPNKRKIEVMGASENNLKNVSAKIPIGLMTVVTGVSGSGKSTLVNEIVYKSLAKSLYKGKVKPGKHKKIKGIEHIDKVIDIDQSPIGRTPRSNPATYTGVFDDIRDVFAQTNEAKVRGYKKGRFSFNVKGGRCEACRGDGILKIEMHFLPDVYVPCEVCHGARYNRETLEVKYKGKNISEVLELRIEEALEFFSAIPKIKRKLQTVYDVGLGYIRLGQPATTLSGGEAQRVKLASELHKRSTGKSFYILDEPTTGLHVDDIRRLLSVLQRIADNGDSVLIIEHNLDVIKSADHIIDLGPEGGDRGGQIIATGTPEQIAEQQDVSYTGKYLSPVLDRDKQRMEETLEAKTVSRS; via the coding sequence ATGCAAAGTAAGTCTATAAAAATTCAAGGAGCACGAACTCATAATTTAAAGGATATCGATATTGATATCCCTAAAAATAAATTAGTAGTACTAACAGGATTATCTGGTTCAGGTAAGTCTTCGCTTGCATTTGATACCATTTATGCAGAAGGACAACGTAGATATGTAGAATCATTATCTTCCTATGCACGTCAATTTTTAGGACAAATGGATAAGCCAGACGTAGACGTTATTGAAGGTCTGTCTCCAGCAATATCTATTGACCAAAAAACGACAAGTAAAAACCCAAGATCGACGGTCGGAACAGTTACGGAGATTTATGATTATTTACGTCTGTTATATGCAAGGGTAGGAAGGCCGACATGTCCAAATCATGGTATTGAAATTAGTTCACAGACGGTCCAACAAATGGTTGATCGTATATTAGAGTACCCGGAACGTACAAAACTTCAAATTCTTGCACCTGTTGTATCAGGAAGAAAAGGCGAGCATGTAAAAATTCTAGAGAACCTAAAACAAGAAGGTTATGTTCGTATTCGTGTAGATAATGAAATGCGTGAAGTTACAGATGATATTCAATTAGAAAAGAATAAAAAGCATTCGATTGAGGTAGTAATTGATCGTATTGTTGTAAAAGACGGTGTGGCGTCAAGATTAAGTGATTCTATTGAGACGGCATTGAAACTTGGAGAAGGTAATATTATCGTCGATGTAATTGGTGAGGAAGAATTAACCTTTAGTGAGAATCACGCATGTCCCATTTGTGGTTTTTCCATTGGTGAACTAGAGCCAAGGCTATTCTCTTTTAATAGTCCATTTGGAGCTTGTCCTAGCTGTGATGGCTTAGGTACAAAATTAGAAGTAGATATCGACCTTGTGATTCCAGATTGGGAGAAGACATTAAATGAAAATGCAATTGCACCTTGGGAACCCATAAGTTCTCAATATTACCCACAATTATTAAAAAGTGTCTGTAATCATTTTGGTATTGATATGGATATTCCAGTAAAGGAAATACCACAGCAGCAAATGGATATCATATTACAAGGAAGCGGTAAGGAAAAAATAAAATTTGAATATGAAAATGACTTTGGAAGCATAAGGAGATCAGAAGCACCATTCGAAGGAGTTTTAAAAAATGTGGCCAGACGTTATAGAGAAACAAGTTCTGATTTTATAAGAGAAACATTAGAAAAGTATATGGCTCAGAAAAACTGTCCAACGTGTAAAGGACACCGTTTAAAAAAGGAAGCATTAGCGGTATTAATTAATGGAAAACATATTAGTAACGTAACCGATTATTCTATCGTAGAATCCATACAACTTTTTCAACAACTTGATCTTACAGAAAAGGAACAACAGATAGCTAGATTAATTTTGAAAGAAATTGATAATCGTTTGGAATTTCTTAATAACGTAGGACTAGATTATCTAACATTATCCAGAACTGCGGGAACTTTATCTGGTGGTGAAGCACAACGGATTCGATTGGCAACACAAATTGGTTCTGCTTTAACCGGTGTGCTCTATGTACTCGATGAACCGTCTATTGGTTTGCATCAGCGTGATAATGACCGATTAATTGATACGTTAAAAAGAATGCGAGATCTCGATAATACATTAATTGTTGTCGAGCATGATGAAGATACAATGCTTGCTGCAGACTGGCTAGTAGACATAGGACCAGGAGCAGGAGAACATGGTGGAGAGATTGTAGCAAGTGATACACCACAAAACGTGATGAAGAATGAACAATCGCTAACAGGTAAATATTTATCAGGAAAAGAATTTATTCCATTACCTACTAAACGGCGAAAACCAAATAAACGTAAGATAGAAGTAATGGGAGCTTCTGAAAACAATTTGAAAAATGTATCCGCAAAAATTCCGATTGGATTAATGACAGTAGTGACTGGTGTATCTGGATCTGGAAAAAGTACATTGGTTAATGAAATTGTTTATAAATCTCTAGCAAAATCACTATATAAAGGGAAAGTAAAACCAGGTAAGCATAAGAAAATAAAAGGTATTGAACATATCGATAAAGTAATTGATATTGATCAGTCACCAATTGGACGTACACCTCGATCTAATCCAGCTACGTATACCGGAGTGTTTGATGATATTCGTGATGTTTTTGCACAGACCAATGAAGCAAAAGTAAGAGGGTATAAAAAAGGTAGATTCAGCTTCAATGTTAAAGGTGGAAGATGTGAAGCTTGCCGAGGTGACGGCATTTTAAAAATTGAGATGCACTTCTTGCCAGATGTTTATGTTCCCTGTGAAGTTTGTCATGGAGCTCGTTATAACCGTGAAACATTAGAAGTTAAGTACAAAGGAAAAAATATCTCTGAAGTTCTCGAATTACGAATTGAGGAAGCACTTGAATTCTTTTCTGCAATTCCAAAGATCAAGCGTAAGTTACAAACGGTATATGATGTTGGCTTAGGCTATATAAGACTTGGTCAACCAGCAACCACCCTTTCAGGAGGGGAAGCGCAGCGTGTTAAATTAGCAAGTGAACTGCACAAACGTTCAACTGGTAAGTCGTTTTACATTTTAGATGAGCCAACAACGGGACTGCATGTTGATGATATTCGTAGACTACTTAGTGTCCTGCAACGAATAGCTGATAATGGTGACTCTGTTCTTATTATTGAACATAATTTAGATGTTATTAAAAGTGCTGACCATATCATTGATTTAGGACCAGAAGGTGGCGATCGCGGTGGACAAATTATTGCTACTGGTACGCCTGAACAAATTGCAGAACAACAAGATGTATCCTATACAGGTAAATATCTAAGTCCAGTGTTAGACAGAGATAAACAGCGAATGGAAGAAACCCTTGAAGCGAAGACTGTATCAAGATCATAA
- the uvrB gene encoding excinuclease ABC subunit UvrB translates to MKEKFELVSAYDPAGDQPNAINEITKKVLAGQRHQTLLGATGTGKTFTMSNVVKEINRPTLVIAHNKTLAGQLYSEFKEFFPNNAVEYFVSYYDYYQPEAYVPSTDTFIEKDASINDEIDKLRHSATSALFERQDVLIVASVSCIYGLGNPEEYKSQVLSLRMGMEKDRDQLLRDLVEVQYARNDINFQRGTFRVRGDSVEIIPASHEEYCIRVEFFGDEIDRIREVDALTGEIIGDREHVAIFPASHFVTREEKMKIAIQNIEKELEEQLKEMRDNGKLLEAQRLEQRTNYDLEMMREMGFCSGIENYSRHLTLRGPGAVPYTLLDFFPEDFLVIIDESHVTLPQIRGMFNGDQARKQVLVDHGFRLPSAMDNRPLRFQEFEDKTKQLVYVSATPGPYELEHSPEMTEQIIRPTGLLDPKVEVRPIEGQIDNLIEEIRIRMEKNERVLITTLTKKMSEDLTDYLKEIGMKVAYLHSEIKTLERIEVIRDLRVGKFDVLVGINLLREGLDIPEVSLVSILDADKEGFLRSERSLIQTMGRAARNENGKVIMYADKMTDSMKKAIDETNRRRTIQTEYNEQHGITPKTIRKEVRDVIKATTAAEETESYEPKTKQINKMTKKEREKVIEQMENEMKQAAKDLDFEKAAELRDVILELKAEG, encoded by the coding sequence GTGAAGGAGAAATTTGAATTAGTATCTGCTTATGATCCAGCTGGTGATCAACCCAATGCAATAAATGAGATAACGAAAAAGGTATTAGCTGGTCAACGCCATCAAACATTGCTAGGTGCTACAGGTACCGGAAAGACATTTACAATGTCCAATGTTGTAAAAGAGATAAATCGTCCGACGTTAGTAATTGCGCATAATAAAACATTAGCTGGACAGCTATACAGTGAGTTTAAAGAGTTTTTTCCAAATAATGCTGTAGAATACTTTGTTAGCTATTATGATTATTATCAACCAGAGGCATATGTACCGTCTACAGATACATTTATTGAGAAAGATGCGAGTATCAATGATGAAATTGATAAATTACGACATTCCGCAACATCAGCATTGTTTGAGAGACAAGATGTATTAATTGTAGCAAGTGTGTCATGTATTTATGGTTTAGGTAATCCGGAAGAATATAAGAGTCAAGTGTTGTCGTTACGAATGGGAATGGAAAAAGATCGTGACCAATTGCTTCGTGATTTAGTAGAAGTTCAGTATGCTAGAAATGATATTAATTTCCAACGTGGTACATTTCGAGTTCGCGGTGATTCTGTAGAGATTATCCCAGCGTCCCATGAAGAATATTGTATCCGTGTAGAATTTTTTGGTGATGAAATTGACCGTATACGTGAAGTTGATGCACTAACCGGTGAAATAATCGGTGATCGAGAACATGTAGCCATTTTTCCAGCTTCTCACTTTGTTACGAGAGAAGAAAAAATGAAAATTGCTATTCAAAATATAGAAAAAGAACTTGAGGAACAACTAAAAGAAATGCGTGATAATGGGAAGTTATTAGAAGCACAACGATTAGAGCAACGCACCAATTATGATTTAGAAATGATGCGTGAAATGGGGTTTTGTTCAGGGATTGAGAATTATTCAAGACACTTGACATTACGTGGACCTGGAGCGGTACCCTATACATTATTGGATTTCTTTCCGGAGGATTTTCTAGTAATTATTGATGAATCGCACGTAACCCTCCCTCAGATTCGTGGAATGTTCAATGGGGACCAAGCCCGTAAACAAGTGCTTGTTGATCATGGTTTTCGTTTGCCGTCTGCCATGGATAATCGTCCGCTTCGCTTTCAAGAGTTTGAAGATAAAACAAAACAGTTGGTTTATGTTTCAGCGACTCCAGGCCCATATGAACTTGAACATTCGCCTGAAATGACAGAACAAATTATTCGACCTACTGGTTTATTAGATCCAAAAGTTGAGGTGCGCCCAATTGAAGGACAAATTGATAATCTAATAGAAGAAATTCGTATTCGAATGGAAAAGAATGAGCGAGTATTGATCACGACACTAACCAAAAAAATGTCGGAAGATTTAACTGATTATTTGAAAGAAATTGGTATGAAAGTGGCATATTTGCACTCCGAAATTAAAACCTTAGAACGTATAGAAGTGATTCGTGATTTACGAGTAGGAAAATTTGATGTGTTAGTAGGCATCAACTTATTAAGAGAAGGTTTAGATATACCTGAAGTATCGCTTGTTTCAATTTTAGATGCCGATAAAGAAGGATTTTTACGTTCAGAACGATCGCTTATTCAAACGATGGGGCGTGCTGCACGTAACGAAAATGGAAAAGTAATCATGTATGCAGATAAAATGACGGACTCGATGAAAAAAGCAATTGATGAGACGAATCGACGTCGAACAATACAAACAGAATATAATGAACAACATGGTATTACGCCTAAAACGATTCGGAAAGAAGTTCGAGATGTTATTAAAGCAACGACTGCTGCAGAAGAAACAGAATCATATGAACCGAAAACGAAACAGATTAACAAAATGACGAAAAAAGAGAGAGAAAAAGTAATTGAACAAATGGAAAACGAGATGAAGCAAGCAGCAAAAGATCTTGATTTTGAGAAAGCAGCAGAATTAAGAGATGTCATTTTGGAACTAAAAGCGGAAGGATGA
- a CDS encoding PDZ domain-containing protein, whose protein sequence is MVETWLLEGAKSVGRFFVNPTLYWFIFILTVASYFRIKRERQDFGIKVYQKFIEWKGTSAVSLITGLVLSVIIVGTGMVFSYEVLILLAIVTIILSISTKFSLLSPSYIIGMTFLLLLVIPPLLEMQTQLNYSFDYGLSFKSLAIIGALLLFSESILIQRIQKQSTFPRISLSDRGIWVGQHQVKRLALIPLLVLVPEGLITSFAPWWPYLSVGETSLGLALVPFIIGFDYTAKGHYHLDAIKKVSKANYMLASVILMIAVAGVFVPYLSLTSIILAIIGKEYLNYRYREGDRLRRPYYQPHDQGLRVVGVLPNSPAHRLEISPGESIYRVNGRKVTNSQSFYEALQGNGAFIKLEILDYQQEIRLVQGSLYEGEHHALGLLFPKEPFKQKQKQTG, encoded by the coding sequence ATGGTAGAGACTTGGTTATTAGAAGGAGCAAAATCAGTCGGCAGGTTTTTTGTGAACCCGACTTTATATTGGTTTATTTTTATTTTGACAGTAGCTAGCTATTTTCGTATAAAAAGAGAGAGACAAGACTTTGGAATAAAAGTTTACCAGAAATTTATCGAGTGGAAAGGAACGTCAGCTGTTTCTTTAATCACAGGGTTGGTCTTATCAGTTATTATAGTTGGTACTGGCATGGTATTTTCTTATGAAGTATTAATTTTATTAGCAATAGTAACAATTATACTTAGTATTAGCACAAAATTTTCACTGTTGTCACCGAGTTATATTATTGGAATGACTTTTTTGCTGTTATTAGTTATACCTCCTTTGTTAGAAATGCAAACTCAGCTAAATTATAGTTTTGACTATGGTCTAAGCTTTAAATCATTAGCAATAATAGGTGCTTTGTTACTTTTTAGTGAATCCATTTTAATTCAACGAATTCAAAAACAATCAACATTCCCGCGAATATCACTTAGTGACAGAGGTATATGGGTAGGTCAACACCAAGTGAAAAGATTAGCTTTAATTCCGTTACTTGTATTAGTTCCAGAAGGGCTTATTACTTCTTTTGCCCCTTGGTGGCCTTATTTATCTGTTGGTGAAACATCGCTCGGCTTAGCTCTTGTTCCTTTTATAATCGGATTTGATTATACCGCAAAAGGGCATTATCATTTGGATGCTATAAAAAAAGTCTCAAAAGCGAATTATATGTTAGCGAGTGTAATTTTAATGATCGCTGTAGCAGGCGTATTTGTTCCTTATTTATCACTGACTTCAATAATTTTAGCTATTATTGGTAAAGAATATTTAAATTATCGTTATAGAGAGGGAGATAGACTTCGTCGTCCTTATTATCAGCCACATGATCAAGGACTACGAGTAGTCGGCGTGTTACCTAATAGTCCAGCTCATAGACTTGAAATTTCTCCTGGTGAATCTATCTATCGAGTCAACGGTCGAAAAGTAACAAATAGTCAAAGCTTTTATGAGGCACTACAAGGTAACGGTGCATTTATTAAATTAGAAATACTTGATTATCAACAGGAGATTAGGCTCGTTCAAGGATCACTATATGAAGGAGAGCACCATGCATTAGGGTTACTTTTCCCTAAGGAACCGTTTAAACAGAAACAAAAGCAAACAGGCTAA
- a CDS encoding S41 family peptidase encodes MKLSKKQIVLILVGALLLGFAGAYGGFQLAQDNNQQSSQSSVENSSTNEDDSNGQSELTGDLSKVSQAYDIIKENYLEDVEDKQLVEGAIEGMLATLEDQHTSYLDVEMMQQFNEQIESSFEGIGAEVSMVNGNVTIVSPMKGSPAEESGLRPNDQVLKVDGESLEGLNLNEAVAQIRGEKGSEVVLEIQRSGVTEPFEVTIVRDTIPVETVYSETKEVDGKLTGIIEITNFSEKTGDEFDQQLTELENQGIEGLVIDVRGNPGGLLNVAEDILKHLVPKDLPILQIEDGEGQVEEVYSDLEEKKEYPISVMIDEGSASASEILAVAMKDLGYDIVGETSYGKGTVQQAVPMGDGSSIKLTTLKWLSPKGEWINEEGVEPTIEEKQPEYYYSIPIQVEEPFSLDETSEEIANMQVMLTGLGYDTGRTDGYFDEQTAEAVKDFQADNDLEATGEVDSETGGLIETQLVEKIRNGEDDQQLDTSLEELYQ; translated from the coding sequence ATGAAGCTTAGTAAGAAACAAATAGTGCTTATACTTGTGGGCGCTTTGCTATTAGGTTTTGCAGGTGCATATGGAGGATTTCAACTAGCACAAGATAATAATCAACAATCATCACAATCTTCTGTTGAAAATTCTTCGACGAATGAAGATGACAGTAATGGACAGTCTGAGTTGACCGGAGATTTAAGTAAAGTCTCTCAAGCCTATGATATTATTAAAGAAAATTACTTAGAAGATGTAGAAGATAAACAATTAGTCGAAGGTGCAATCGAAGGAATGTTGGCAACTCTAGAGGACCAACATACATCTTATTTAGATGTTGAGATGATGCAACAGTTTAATGAACAAATCGAATCCTCTTTTGAAGGAATTGGAGCAGAAGTTAGTATGGTGAATGGCAATGTCACTATTGTTTCTCCAATGAAAGGATCTCCAGCAGAAGAATCGGGTTTACGACCAAATGACCAAGTGTTAAAAGTAGATGGAGAAAGTCTAGAAGGATTAAATTTAAATGAAGCTGTAGCACAAATTAGAGGTGAAAAGGGTTCAGAAGTTGTTCTAGAGATACAAAGATCAGGTGTTACTGAACCATTTGAAGTAACAATTGTACGAGATACAATACCTGTAGAAACTGTATATAGTGAAACAAAAGAAGTAGATGGTAAATTGACAGGAATTATCGAAATCACTAATTTCTCTGAAAAAACCGGAGATGAATTTGATCAACAATTAACTGAACTAGAGAATCAAGGAATAGAAGGATTAGTTATTGATGTCCGTGGTAATCCAGGTGGGCTGTTAAATGTAGCAGAAGATATTCTAAAACATTTAGTACCAAAAGATCTTCCAATCCTGCAAATTGAAGATGGAGAGGGACAAGTAGAGGAAGTATATTCAGATTTAGAAGAGAAAAAAGAGTACCCTATTAGTGTTATGATTGACGAAGGAAGTGCGTCAGCTTCTGAGATTCTTGCAGTTGCTATGAAGGATCTTGGGTATGATATAGTCGGTGAAACTAGTTACGGAAAAGGTACAGTTCAACAAGCTGTTCCAATGGGGGACGGAAGCTCTATTAAGTTAACCACATTAAAATGGCTTTCCCCTAAAGGTGAATGGATAAATGAAGAAGGTGTTGAGCCTACTATCGAGGAGAAACAACCAGAATATTATTATTCTATACCGATCCAAGTAGAAGAACCGTTCTCTTTAGATGAGACTAGTGAGGAAATTGCTAATATGCAAGTAATGTTAACTGGATTAGGCTATGATACTGGCCGTACAGATGGATATTTTGATGAACAGACCGCAGAAGCAGTAAAAGATTTTCAAGCAGATAATGATTTAGAAGCTACTGGGGAAGTAGATTCAGAAACTGGTGGATTAATTGAAACACAACTCGTTGAAAAGATTAGAAACGGTGAAGATGATCAACAACTGGATACTTCATTAGAAGAATTGTATCAATAA
- a CDS encoding murein hydrolase activator EnvC family protein — protein sequence MKKITSILVITLLTFTVFGQNLFVSAESAGDVQKQIEDLEKEKSNLEKERQEIEDSKKDTESKMQENKKEQNSVETEINSIDSELEDTQKQIETKQTEIDNTNDEINSLTEKVEELKERMKELEEEIKLLKERIEKRDELLKNRLLSIQQNGGDIKYLEVIFGASSFGDFISRSTAVNTIMDQDKEIMEEQERDKQTLEENKKEVVASKEEVEEKKLTVEEKKKSLEGQHDELLALKDKLNDQVAEKETLMAELVDEHEELEEIKLSAEEEQQLISDEAAAKEQAIKLAQEKQANLKKKEEEEQKASNQDNNSTASSGGGSSVPSGDFIRPTTGPVTSGFNPDRMHPIFNEVRPHTGTDFGASNAGDRNIMASADGVVYQAGVLSGYGNTVMITHHVNGQTFTTLYAHLNSMSVSTGQTVSQGDKIGVMGNTGNSTGVHLHFEIHPGGYKNPVNPFNYIN from the coding sequence TTGAAAAAGATAACTTCCATTCTAGTTATTACTTTATTAACATTCACTGTATTTGGACAAAATTTATTCGTTTCTGCTGAATCTGCAGGTGATGTTCAAAAACAAATTGAAGATCTTGAAAAAGAAAAATCGAATTTAGAAAAAGAAAGACAAGAAATTGAGGACTCTAAGAAAGATACTGAGAGCAAAATGCAAGAAAATAAAAAAGAACAAAACTCAGTAGAGACTGAGATTAACAGTATTGATTCAGAATTAGAGGATACACAAAAGCAAATTGAAACGAAACAAACAGAAATTGATAATACAAATGATGAAATTAATAGTCTTACAGAAAAAGTTGAAGAATTAAAAGAACGGATGAAAGAACTAGAGGAAGAAATTAAACTTTTAAAAGAGCGGATTGAAAAGCGAGACGAATTATTGAAGAATCGCCTACTCTCTATTCAACAAAATGGTGGAGATATCAAATATTTAGAAGTTATTTTTGGTGCATCTAGCTTTGGAGACTTTATTTCTCGAAGTACCGCAGTAAACACCATTATGGACCAGGATAAAGAAATAATGGAAGAACAAGAAAGAGATAAACAGACTTTAGAAGAAAATAAAAAAGAAGTTGTAGCTAGTAAAGAGGAAGTTGAAGAGAAGAAGCTTACTGTTGAAGAGAAGAAGAAATCTCTAGAAGGACAGCATGATGAGCTGCTCGCATTAAAAGATAAATTAAATGATCAAGTTGCAGAAAAAGAAACACTGATGGCAGAGTTAGTGGATGAACACGAAGAGCTAGAAGAAATCAAACTTTCAGCAGAAGAGGAACAACAACTTATTTCTGATGAAGCTGCTGCTAAAGAACAAGCGATAAAATTAGCTCAAGAGAAACAAGCAAACCTTAAGAAAAAAGAGGAAGAAGAACAAAAAGCCTCTAACCAAGATAATAACTCAACAGCATCATCTGGAGGGGGTAGTTCTGTTCCTAGTGGAGACTTCATTCGACCAACTACAGGACCAGTTACATCTGGATTTAATCCAGATCGCATGCATCCTATTTTTAATGAAGTAAGACCACATACTGGTACAGATTTTGGAGCTTCTAACGCTGGAGATCGAAATATTATGGCTTCTGCTGATGGAGTTGTTTATCAAGCTGGCGTTTTAAGTGGCTATGGTAATACAGTAATGATTACACATCACGTAAACGGACAAACCTTTACTACTCTATATGCACATTTAAACAGTATGTCAGTTTCAACAGGACAAACTGTATCACAGGGTGACAAAATAGGAGTTATGGGTAATACTGGTAATTCAACAGGTGTACATCTGCATTTCGAAATTCACCCAGGTGGCTACAAGAATCCAGTAAATCCATTCAATTATATTAACTAG